The Mus musculus strain C57BL/6J chromosome 2, GRCm38.p6 C57BL/6J genome has a window encoding:
- the Trp53tg5 gene encoding TP53-target gene 5 protein isoform X2 has product MLARDRKKTSAKFKESMQDEKLQDKITQHVSKVIERNRLKMVLKNLSLLKLFKSSNSRIQELHKLARRCWNSMLRVPKILQISSRDKDKVKQNNIKFQEIRVLEMRPNSKKAESVKEPKQKTSKKWKPKQGSKGSPAAVTWRKKQETFKISKVIKSGGLQARAQKRKTYVKKPRVVFLKTYHHSTTMGKMKALDITDQLVWFEGLPTRIHIPGRRIMCRSSTYRCLKRSCTRFCCASL; this is encoded by the exons ATGCTGGCCAGGGATAGGAAGAAGACTTCTGCAAAATTCAAGGAAAGT ATGCAAGATGAGAAACTGCAGGACAAGATAACCCAGCATGTGAGCAAAGTGATTGAGCGGAATCGACTTAAAATG GTATTAAAAAACTTGTCCCTCTTGAAGCTATTCAAGAGCTCAAATAGCCGGATCCAAGAACTCCATAAGCTGGCCAGAAGGTGCTGGAATTCAATGCTCAGAGTTCCAAAGATCCTGCAAATCTCTTCTAG GGACAAGGACAAAgtgaaacaaaataatataaaattccaagAGATTAGGGTCCTTGAAATGAGACCAAATTCTAAGAAGGCAGAGTCCGTAAAGGAACCCAAGCAAAAAACATCCAAAAAGTGGAAGCCCAAGCAAGGATCTAAGGGGTCACCTGCAGCCGTGACATGGAGAAAAAAGCAGGAAACATTTAAAATCTCCAAGGTAATAAAGAGTGGTGGCTTGCAAGCCAGGGCCCAGAAGAGGAAGACCTACGTTAAGAAGCCCCGAGTTGTCTTCTTAAAGACCTACCATCACAGCACTACCATGGGGAAGATGAAGGCACTGGATATAACTGACCAGTTGGTCTGGTTTGAGGGGCTTCCCACACGCATACACATCCCAGGGCGCCGGATCATGTGTAGATCGTCTACCTACCGGTGCCTCAAGCGCTCCTGCACCCGTTTCTGCTGTGCATCACTCTGA
- the Trp53tg5 gene encoding TP53-target gene 5 protein isoform X1: MGVAFCPFTLYPWRHSPDAVAHFSDVTAPLPGSSSTILCYSAERCSARSRVQAALVQSCSYSPSMSPSTKKRPRDKVPSKMQDEKLQDKITQHVSKVIERNRLKMVLKNLSLLKLFKSSNSRIQELHKLARRCWNSMLRVPKILQISSRDKDKVKQNNIKFQEIRVLEMRPNSKKAESVKEPKQKTSKKWKPKQGSKGSPAAVTWRKKQETFKISKVIKSGGLQARAQKRKTYVKKPRVVFLKTYHHSTTMGKMKALDITDQLVWFEGLPTRIHIPGRRIMCRSSTYRCLKRSCTRFCCASL, from the exons ATGGGTGTGGCCTTTTGCCCCTTCACCCTTTACCCCTGGAGACACAGTCCTGATGCTGTCGCACATTTCAGTGATGTCACAGCTCCCCTGCCTGGCAGCTCCAGCACCATCCTATGTTACTCAGCCGAGCGCTGCAGTGCGAGGAGCAGGGTGCAGGCAGCACTGGTCCAGTCTTGCTCCTACAGCCCCAGCATGAGTCCATCTACAAAGAAGAGGCCGAGGGATAAAGTGCCTTCTAAG ATGCAAGATGAGAAACTGCAGGACAAGATAACCCAGCATGTGAGCAAAGTGATTGAGCGGAATCGACTTAAAATG GTATTAAAAAACTTGTCCCTCTTGAAGCTATTCAAGAGCTCAAATAGCCGGATCCAAGAACTCCATAAGCTGGCCAGAAGGTGCTGGAATTCAATGCTCAGAGTTCCAAAGATCCTGCAAATCTCTTCTAG GGACAAGGACAAAgtgaaacaaaataatataaaattccaagAGATTAGGGTCCTTGAAATGAGACCAAATTCTAAGAAGGCAGAGTCCGTAAAGGAACCCAAGCAAAAAACATCCAAAAAGTGGAAGCCCAAGCAAGGATCTAAGGGGTCACCTGCAGCCGTGACATGGAGAAAAAAGCAGGAAACATTTAAAATCTCCAAGGTAATAAAGAGTGGTGGCTTGCAAGCCAGGGCCCAGAAGAGGAAGACCTACGTTAAGAAGCCCCGAGTTGTCTTCTTAAAGACCTACCATCACAGCACTACCATGGGGAAGATGAAGGCACTGGATATAACTGACCAGTTGGTCTGGTTTGAGGGGCTTCCCACACGCATACACATCCCAGGGCGCCGGATCATGTGTAGATCGTCTACCTACCGGTGCCTCAAGCGCTCCTGCACCCGTTTCTGCTGTGCATCACTCTGA
- the Trp53tg5 gene encoding TP53-target gene 5 protein, whose product MSPSTKKRPRDKVPSKMQDEKLQDKITQHVSKVIERNRLKMVLKNLSLLKLFKSSNSRIQELHKLARRCWNSMLRVPKILQISSRDKDKVKQNNIKFQEIRVLEMRPNSKKAESVKEPKQKTSKKWKPKQGSKGSPAAVTWRKKQETFKISKVIKSGGLQARAQKRKTYVKKPRVVFLKTYHHSTTMGKMKALDITDQLVWFEGLPTRIHIPGRRIMCRSSTYRCLKRSCTRFCCASL is encoded by the exons ATGAGTCCATCTACAAAGAAGAGGCCGAGGGATAAAGTGCCTTCTAAG ATGCAAGATGAGAAACTGCAGGACAAGATAACCCAGCATGTGAGCAAAGTGATTGAGCGGAATCGACTTAAAATG GTATTAAAAAACTTGTCCCTCTTGAAGCTATTCAAGAGCTCAAATAGCCGGATCCAAGAACTCCATAAGCTGGCCAGAAGGTGCTGGAATTCAATGCTCAGAGTTCCAAAGATCCTGCAAATCTCTTCTAG GGACAAGGACAAAgtgaaacaaaataatataaaattccaagAGATTAGGGTCCTTGAAATGAGACCAAATTCTAAGAAGGCAGAGTCCGTAAAGGAACCCAAGCAAAAAACATCCAAAAAGTGGAAGCCCAAGCAAGGATCTAAGGGGTCACCTGCAGCCGTGACATGGAGAAAAAAGCAGGAAACATTTAAAATCTCCAAGGTAATAAAGAGTGGTGGCTTGCAAGCCAGGGCCCAGAAGAGGAAGACCTACGTTAAGAAGCCCCGAGTTGTCTTCTTAAAGACCTACCATCACAGCACTACCATGGGGAAGATGAAGGCACTGGATATAACTGACCAGTTGGTCTGGTTTGAGGGGCTTCCCACACGCATACACATCCCAGGGCGCCGGATCATGTGTAGATCGTCTACCTACCGGTGCCTCAAGCGCTCCTGCACCCGTTTCTGCTGTGCATCACTCTGA